A region of Mesorhizobium sp. AR02 DNA encodes the following proteins:
- a CDS encoding 23S rRNA (adenine(2030)-N(6))-methyltransferase RlmJ, translating into MNYRHAYHAGNFADVVKHVVLTRLLEYLKQKDKAFRVVDTHAGIGRYDLSSLEAQKTGEWQGGIGRLIDASFTTPVAALLVPYLETVRSLNPEGGIQKYPGSPLIARHLMRKQDRLSAIELHPKDAAKLRTLFAGDFQARIIELDGWLALGAHLPPKEKRGLVLIDPPFEEAGEFDRLVDGLVTAHKRWPGGIYALWYPIKDRRAIIAFRKALKQSGIPKILDIEFEIRPASSEPSLDGSGMVVVNPPFTLEGELRAVLPALHKLLAVGKPAHWSLEWLAGE; encoded by the coding sequence TGTCGTGCTGACGCGCCTGCTCGAGTATCTCAAGCAGAAGGACAAGGCGTTTCGCGTCGTCGACACTCATGCCGGCATTGGCCGCTACGATCTGTCGTCACTCGAGGCGCAGAAGACCGGCGAGTGGCAAGGCGGCATCGGCAGGCTGATCGACGCCTCGTTCACCACGCCGGTGGCGGCCCTGCTCGTGCCCTATCTCGAGACAGTGCGGTCGCTCAATCCCGAGGGCGGCATCCAGAAATATCCGGGCTCACCACTGATCGCGCGGCATCTGATGCGCAAGCAGGACCGGCTGTCGGCGATCGAACTGCATCCCAAGGATGCCGCGAAGCTGAGGACACTGTTTGCCGGTGATTTTCAGGCCCGCATCATCGAGCTCGACGGCTGGCTGGCGCTCGGCGCCCATCTGCCGCCGAAGGAAAAGCGCGGCCTGGTGCTTATCGATCCGCCCTTCGAGGAAGCGGGCGAGTTCGACCGCCTCGTCGACGGGCTCGTAACAGCGCACAAGCGCTGGCCTGGCGGCATCTATGCGCTGTGGTATCCGATCAAGGATCGCAGGGCGATCATCGCCTTCAGGAAGGCGCTGAAGCAATCCGGCATCCCGAAAATCCTCGACATAGAATTCGAGATCAGGCCGGCCTCTTCGGAGCCCAGCCTCGACGGCAGCGGCATGGTGGTGGTCAACCCGCCCTTCACGCTGGAAGGCGAATTGCGAGCCGTGTTGCCGGCACTGCACAAATTGCTCGCCGTGGGAAAGCCGGCGCACTGGTCGCTGGAATGGCTGGCCGGAGAGTAG